The Candidatus Woesearchaeota archaeon genome window below encodes:
- a CDS encoding STAS-like domain-containing protein, producing the protein MIEIKMLKLVGSFAENKDIARDIRLNTIIPALQKNKEIILNFDGIEAVTQSFIHALISDLIRKHGSRVLDSISFKKCNESVKKIISIVIDYMQESD; encoded by the coding sequence ATGATTGAAATAAAAATGTTAAAATTAGTTGGTTCTTTTGCAGAAAATAAAGATATTGCAAGAGATATCAGGCTTAACACCATCATACCTGCGTTGCAAAAGAATAAAGAAATTATACTCAACTTTGATGGAATAGAAGCTGTAACACAATCATTTATTCATGCATTAATTAGTGATTTAATTCGAAAACATGGTTCTAGGGTATTGGATAGTATTTCTTTTAAAAAGTGTAATGAATCTGTTAAAAAAATAATAAGTATTGTTATTGATTATATGCAGGAAAGTGACTGA
- a CDS encoding S8 family serine peptidase, with amino-acid sequence MAVIKKLLVILIIGLLLATGIDAGTLSRVSKSSSLNREKVDPLIHDISEDQTVDIIIDTSDMQSIQKRFSQQLLAPKTINNRFLAAKVRGKDLASLSRDKLVKKIHANREYAMLLEDAIPVTNAPDVWEMGYTGKNAKIAILDTGINKNHPMLKNKVINEKALVTDNPIDLNGHGTHVAGIAAGKKTSEGFNGVAPDALLINAKVLDNTGKGTTESIASGIYWAVDPDNNPSTNDGADIISMSLGAPYTTPDEVINTAIDEAISKGIVVVIASGNCGPGGSSSCKGFVGVTVPGSYEPAVTVGAVDNNLQWQTFSSGQNFGDYIKPDIVAPGASITSSVVNGYATKSGTSMATPFVAGAAALLLEKDNTLNQQKLKAIFENNALDLGDEGKDTKYGYGFMDVEKIIGVQIPEDIPKQESLMIINQNIGNNQFIMYNSFNETTIAYYGELAEYQYGENYKLKAGVLKFDDEIMQQSFLDTQIRYSSSKNIKGNEIFYNEDYTFWFWRSGLYFVWIITDKNITEEKEELFAAYFAKYPLTQQTFKVFTGTGVEQGTGDIDVEPLCSETASCDKGGYSHLNTGCTDSCDSKAYKTDLSSGVCHNKANYLSKGTTYSYEIDSKYTDKCLDATNVREYFLKCDDKLQFCSGQGFYCYADIIYQYDKNCKDYGTDYVCTDGACIKQVTCDYNPTCSYSTKRVCYSTTEYDKYTAVTDCSGGCKDTYVDNFACNTGKYCSGTTYGSDFPCYSCSTAKDKSCQSKNCYGSDPDCDANGNVYECLSNADCSANQYCSSNKCVACTIHSTKKCSNDDLYWYNSCGVKEEKYDDCQDPASICTSDNGGGEYYSGFCSTADNTCYYASFKACNDCANNQCTNSCQLSSASWSAATAVEGTSVTLTVNGDADCNGKTASFNVWEWDCSDYDYSSADCMDDPVTTNPSSSIFSSGTATTTWTAEWQDDGLAIDLPEYYFMTYVDGTKIKSATPDLEVSPAPKVCTLTNAYWSSTKVQEGTSVILTVESANCDGKSASFTIKEYDPGSPDDAVNNNPSSATFSNNKASTTWIAEWQDDEYGDPEYYFTASADGKTITSSDPKLEVTPTPCSLSTASWSTSSTVEGSQVTLTLTGNNCDGKSATFTVKEDDLWPAPDVPAQKQPSPAIFFNGKASTTWIAEWVEDISSDPEYYFTGTVESVSLDSGSLSVAKAPVCIDNDNDGYGTANTNLCQYSALDCNDNNANIHPNANEVCGNSIDDNCNNQIDEGCVTVTCGDGVCDSSETSSCSKDCYVKHKLTIQNVNPSSAKENQTVTIDVKVESIGTIKDARYIEAAVVPASWSGIGYPAADFEEEEVIPNPNPVCPGNTYYDSKIVDAASGPEIVTFTVKAPNKQSVDACNGLGSAWDTNFKVIAGTYVQQSGGSYEDFTSTSYSVSEGSVCPNGLDGSANCKCTTNAECSAGQECNAQGACVGIAPKACTIPDGSSSTCDCDSNKDCTLFGSYQCNFGPGYDACIGFNPEDECAKIDTYTCVANGVYRCEQIGSIKQLVLVDLCTVNELCPNDVEVVKQCKSKIGYDLVIDHASSGTVVNKQIGDSVIVKVKADQQFNLPFMYSSSIFDVASGSCTAGNYNQGETICMFTVKEDAALGMYSFTVGEDTETVRIIDNPYALYITDADQLYKRFTGSAKTGVDVLLAKTYEKAGRNRGLVYDLGKEITVQHPFDYVFGNYDEELESTESRNNDYVVEASNFIHDKCNGCKEVIVIGDDYVVPHYEKMIYEFQSPISFIGERTKQNFYTDIAYTTRETLLFSDFDEVFKIKGKYDGKNVLFVMPENPSDLLKAEIETLKQVLINKGYNPDLIEPINGNDVNCIDKKWFKDEASVQGTTLFIIGTEANNNALSCYPFITSEDTQDTAFIERNLWDNDEYAVIINTNDELVLKAFTEIIKTNEYLDLKSELAYFFKVSTEVASYTAMGATVVVIIVGTGGAAAPGVLLTAGAILDTIADSSDVTDTCIINPEGMGMCGFSVALGVIPLVPGKPVKNFVKKFGDTVVAKTVGQQLDPFKTIIKNNFKRLKIEYFGPKTWAKLIVKNNDNVYMARGVKRLFGENVDDLDVISKTIKTDSGLSPNIRRLQEGFVIKGVGKADQLVEDLPLGNKKDEAVEALKQLLKNSQDKNVGNRIGAQFELQTFHFENLDELDSFGKKVKNSEFGLEPSNGDYLELDKLRKDGTIIEEKTGSWGNIKDGTPKQIEKYINYQTKYGGNKIVYRIKSGDIASSSFIEAKKVLSSYSTQKTIQLEVINSEGNMILQEVLK; translated from the coding sequence GTGGCTGTTATCAAAAAGCTCTTAGTTATATTGATAATAGGTCTTTTGCTTGCTACTGGAATAGATGCTGGTACACTTTCCAGAGTTTCTAAGTCCTCTTCTCTTAATCGTGAAAAGGTAGATCCTTTAATTCATGACATTTCAGAAGATCAAACAGTGGATATCATTATAGATACCTCTGATATGCAAAGTATTCAAAAGCGGTTTTCTCAACAGTTACTGGCACCTAAAACAATAAACAATCGATTTCTTGCAGCAAAAGTTAGAGGAAAAGACTTAGCTTCATTATCTCGTGATAAATTAGTTAAGAAAATCCATGCCAACAGAGAATATGCTATGTTATTGGAAGATGCTATTCCAGTAACTAATGCGCCAGATGTTTGGGAAATGGGATATACAGGCAAAAATGCCAAGATAGCTATCCTTGATACTGGTATTAACAAGAATCATCCCATGTTAAAAAACAAAGTGATTAATGAGAAAGCATTAGTCACTGACAACCCAATAGATCTTAATGGTCACGGCACTCATGTTGCAGGCATTGCAGCAGGGAAAAAAACAAGTGAAGGTTTTAATGGAGTTGCGCCTGATGCTCTTTTGATTAATGCAAAAGTGCTTGATAATACTGGCAAAGGAACAACAGAAAGCATTGCATCAGGCATTTATTGGGCAGTTGATCCAGATAATAATCCTTCAACCAACGATGGCGCAGATATTATCAGCATGAGTTTAGGCGCTCCTTATACAACACCCGATGAAGTAATTAATACAGCTATTGATGAGGCAATCAGCAAAGGAATCGTTGTTGTTATTGCGTCAGGCAATTGCGGACCTGGCGGAAGCAGTTCATGCAAAGGTTTTGTTGGCGTTACTGTTCCAGGAAGTTATGAACCAGCTGTTACCGTTGGAGCAGTTGATAATAATTTACAATGGCAGACATTTAGTTCAGGGCAGAATTTTGGTGATTATATAAAGCCAGATATTGTAGCTCCAGGCGCTTCAATTACTTCTTCAGTTGTCAATGGTTATGCAACAAAATCAGGAACAAGCATGGCAACGCCGTTTGTTGCTGGTGCTGCTGCATTGCTCCTCGAGAAAGATAACACGTTAAACCAGCAAAAACTTAAAGCTATTTTTGAAAACAATGCACTGGATTTGGGTGATGAAGGAAAAGATACTAAGTATGGCTATGGATTTATGGATGTTGAAAAAATAATTGGAGTTCAAATTCCAGAAGATATTCCTAAACAAGAATCATTAATGATTATTAATCAAAATATTGGTAACAATCAATTTATTATGTATAATTCCTTTAATGAAACAACAATTGCCTATTATGGTGAACTTGCAGAATACCAATATGGGGAAAATTATAAACTTAAAGCCGGAGTATTGAAATTTGATGATGAAATAATGCAGCAGTCATTTTTGGATACTCAAATTAGATACAGTTCAAGCAAAAATATTAAGGGGAATGAAATATTTTACAATGAAGACTATACCTTTTGGTTCTGGCGAAGCGGTTTATACTTTGTTTGGATAATAACTGACAAAAATATAACTGAAGAAAAAGAAGAATTATTTGCAGCGTATTTTGCTAAATATCCTTTAACTCAACAAACATTTAAAGTGTTTACCGGAACAGGAGTTGAACAAGGAACTGGAGATATAGATGTAGAACCTTTGTGCAGTGAGACAGCCTCCTGTGATAAAGGAGGGTATAGTCATCTTAATACAGGTTGCACTGATAGCTGTGACAGTAAAGCATATAAAACTGATTTATCTTCAGGAGTTTGCCACAATAAAGCAAATTACTTGTCTAAAGGAACAACTTATTCTTATGAGATTGACAGTAAATATACTGATAAATGTCTTGATGCAACAAATGTAAGAGAATATTTCTTAAAATGCGACGACAAATTGCAGTTTTGTTCTGGTCAAGGTTTTTATTGCTATGCTGACATCATTTATCAATATGACAAAAATTGCAAGGATTATGGCACAGATTATGTGTGCACTGATGGAGCATGTATTAAACAAGTAACGTGCGATTATAATCCTACATGTTCTTATTCAACAAAAAGAGTATGTTATTCAACAACAGAATATGATAAATATACTGCTGTCACTGATTGTAGCGGAGGATGTAAAGATACTTATGTGGATAATTTTGCTTGTAATACAGGTAAATATTGTTCAGGCACCACTTATGGAAGTGATTTCCCTTGTTATTCCTGCTCAACAGCTAAAGATAAGTCATGTCAATCAAAAAACTGTTATGGTTCTGATCCAGACTGCGATGCAAATGGAAATGTATATGAATGTTTAAGCAATGCTGATTGCAGCGCAAATCAATATTGTTCGAGTAACAAATGTGTTGCTTGTACTATACATAGCACAAAAAAATGTAGCAATGATGATCTCTATTGGTATAACAGCTGTGGAGTCAAAGAAGAAAAATATGATGACTGCCAAGATCCTGCATCAATCTGCACTTCTGACAATGGCGGAGGAGAATATTATAGTGGTTTTTGCTCAACAGCAGATAATACTTGTTATTATGCCAGCTTTAAAGCATGTAATGATTGTGCAAATAATCAATGTACCAACAGTTGTCAATTATCAAGTGCTTCATGGAGCGCAGCAACAGCAGTAGAAGGAACTTCAGTAACACTTACGGTAAATGGCGATGCAGATTGCAATGGCAAGACTGCTTCATTTAATGTTTGGGAATGGGACTGTTCAGATTATGATTATAGTTCTGCAGATTGCATGGATGATCCTGTTACAACCAACCCTTCTTCAAGCATTTTTTCAAGTGGAACTGCAACAACGACATGGACAGCAGAATGGCAAGACGATGGTCTAGCCATAGATCTTCCTGAATATTATTTTATGACTTATGTGGATGGAACAAAAATAAAATCAGCAACCCCTGATTTAGAAGTAAGTCCAGCGCCAAAAGTATGCACTTTGACTAATGCTTATTGGTCATCAACAAAAGTACAGGAAGGAACTTCAGTTATTTTAACTGTCGAAAGCGCAAATTGCGACGGCAAATCAGCATCATTTACCATCAAGGAATATGACCCTGGTTCACCAGATGATGCCGTCAACAACAATCCATCATCAGCAACATTTTCTAATAATAAAGCTTCAACAACGTGGATTGCAGAATGGCAGGATGATGAGTATGGCGATCCAGAATATTATTTTACTGCAAGCGCAGACGGCAAAACAATAACCTCATCAGATCCAAAACTCGAAGTAACGCCAACGCCTTGTAGTTTATCAACAGCTTCATGGTCAACAAGTTCAACAGTAGAAGGCAGTCAAGTCACCTTAACATTAACTGGTAATAATTGCGATGGTAAATCAGCTACTTTTACGGTTAAAGAAGATGATCTATGGCCAGCACCTGATGTGCCTGCACAAAAACAACCTTCACCAGCAATATTTTTTAATGGAAAAGCTTCAACTACATGGATAGCTGAATGGGTTGAGGATATATCAAGTGATCCAGAATATTATTTTACCGGCACTGTTGAAAGTGTATCACTTGATTCAGGTTCATTATCAGTAGCAAAAGCTCCAGTTTGCATTGACAATGACAATGATGGATACGGAACTGCAAATACCAATCTCTGCCAATATTCAGCATTGGACTGCAACGATAATAACGCCAACATTCATCCCAATGCAAATGAAGTCTGCGGTAATAGTATTGACGACAACTGTAATAATCAAATTGATGAAGGTTGTGTCACTGTTACGTGTGGTGATGGCGTTTGTGATTCCAGCGAAACATCTTCCTGCAGTAAAGATTGTTATGTAAAACATAAACTTACTATACAAAATGTTAATCCATCATCAGCAAAAGAAAATCAGACAGTAACTATTGACGTAAAAGTAGAAAGCATTGGCACGATTAAAGACGCTCGATATATTGAGGCAGCAGTTGTTCCAGCATCATGGTCTGGCATAGGTTATCCTGCTGCTGATTTTGAAGAGGAAGAAGTAATTCCTAATCCAAATCCTGTTTGTCCTGGCAACACCTATTATGATTCCAAAATTGTTGATGCAGCTTCTGGCCCTGAAATTGTTACGTTTACGGTCAAAGCTCCGAACAAACAATCAGTTGATGCTTGTAATGGTTTAGGCAGCGCTTGGGATACAAATTTTAAAGTAATTGCAGGAACGTATGTGCAGCAAAGCGGCGGATCATACGAAGATTTCACTAGTACAAGTTATAGTGTTAGTGAAGGTTCAGTATGTCCTAATGGATTAGATGGCAGCGCTAATTGTAAATGTACAACAAATGCAGAATGCAGCGCAGGTCAAGAATGCAATGCTCAAGGAGCTTGTGTAGGAATTGCGCCAAAAGCCTGTACTATACCTGACGGCAGTTCTTCAACCTGCGATTGTGATAGTAATAAAGACTGCACTTTATTTGGCAGTTACCAATGTAACTTTGGTCCAGGCTATGATGCATGCATTGGTTTTAATCCAGAAGATGAATGCGCAAAAATTGACACTTACACCTGTGTAGCAAATGGTGTTTATCGCTGCGAACAAATTGGCAGCATTAAACAATTAGTTCTTGTGGATCTCTGCACGGTGAATGAACTTTGTCCGAATGATGTTGAAGTAGTAAAACAATGTAAAAGTAAAATTGGTTATGATCTTGTTATTGACCATGCTTCATCAGGAACTGTTGTTAATAAGCAGATTGGAGACAGTGTTATAGTTAAGGTGAAAGCAGATCAACAATTCAATTTGCCTTTTATGTATTCATCGTCAATATTTGATGTAGCTTCAGGTAGTTGTACTGCCGGCAATTATAATCAGGGAGAAACCATTTGTATGTTTACTGTAAAAGAAGACGCTGCTTTGGGCATGTATAGTTTTACTGTCGGTGAAGATACAGAAACAGTTCGTATTATTGATAATCCATATGCATTGTATATTACTGATGCCGATCAATTGTATAAACGGTTTACGGGCAGTGCTAAAACAGGTGTTGATGTTTTATTGGCAAAAACCTATGAAAAAGCAGGACGAAACAGGGGATTAGTGTATGATTTAGGAAAAGAAATAACTGTTCAGCATCCGTTTGATTATGTGTTTGGGAATTATGATGAGGAATTGGAATCAACAGAATCCCGTAACAATGATTATGTTGTCGAGGCAAGCAATTTTATCCATGACAAATGCAATGGTTGTAAAGAAGTAATAGTTATTGGTGATGACTATGTTGTTCCTCATTATGAAAAAATGATATATGAATTCCAATCACCTATCTCATTTATTGGCGAGAGAACTAAACAAAACTTTTACACTGACATCGCCTACACCACCCGAGAAACCTTATTATTCTCAGATTTCGACGAAGTGTTTAAAATCAAAGGAAAATATGACGGGAAGAATGTCTTATTTGTCATGCCAGAAAATCCGAGTGATCTATTGAAAGCAGAAATAGAAACTCTGAAGCAGGTGCTAATCAATAAAGGCTACAATCCAGATTTGATTGAACCAATTAACGGCAATGATGTTAATTGCATTGATAAAAAATGGTTTAAAGATGAAGCAAGTGTTCAGGGAACAACCTTGTTTATCATTGGTACTGAAGCAAATAACAATGCGCTAAGTTGTTATCCTTTTATAACATCAGAAGATACCCAAGATACTGCATTTATTGAAAGAAATTTGTGGGATAATGATGAATATGCAGTTATTATCAACACTAATGATGAATTAGTGTTAAAAGCATTTACTGAAATAATAAAAACCAATGAATATTTGGATTTGAAATCTGAATTAGCTTATTTCTTTAAAGTTAGCACTGAAGTTGCAAGTTACACTGCAATGGGGGCAACAGTTGTTGTAATTATAGTTGGTACAGGTGGTGCAGCCGCTCCTGGTGTATTGTTAACAGCCGGAGCAATTCTTGATACTATTGCAGACAGTTCAGATGTAACAGATACCTGTATCATTAATCCTGAAGGTATGGGTATGTGTGGATTTAGCGTAGCTTTAGGTGTAATACCACTTGTTCCAGGAAAACCTGTTAAAAATTTCGTCAAAAAATTTGGAGACACTGTTGTAGCAAAGACAGTAGGTCAACAATTGGATCCATTTAAAACCATTATCAAAAATAATTTCAAGAGATTAAAGATAGAATACTTTGGTCCAAAAACATGGGCTAAACTGATTGTAAAAAATAATGATAACGTGTATATGGCACGTGGAGTTAAAAGATTGTTTGGGGAGAATGTTGATGATTTGGATGTTATATCTAAAACAATTAAAACAGATTCAGGTTTATCTCCAAATATAAGAAGATTACAGGAAGGTTTTGTCATTAAAGGTGTTGGAAAAGCAGATCAATTGGTAGAAGATTTACCTTTAGGAAACAAAAAAGATGAAGCAGTAGAAGCGTTAAAACAGTTACTAAAAAATTCACAAGATAAAAACGTTGGTAACAGAATTGGAGCTCAATTTGAACTACAAACATTTCATTTTGAAAATTTAGATGAATTGGATAGTTTTGGGAAAAAGGTTAAAAACTCAGAGTTCGGATTAGAACCAAGTAATGGAGATTATTTAGAACTTGATAAATTAAGAAAAGATGGGACAATTATTGAGGAAAA